In Reichenbachiella agarivorans, one genomic interval encodes:
- a CDS encoding phosphoribosylaminoimidazolesuccinocarboxamide synthase has product MNTGLKSTDYHFPGQTKKYTGKVRDVYEFENLLAMVASDRISAFDVVLPEAIPYKGQVLNQIASRFLEATSDIVPNWVESVPDPNVTIGKKCEPFKVEMVIRGYLAGHAAREYKAGKRLLCGVALPEGLKENDKLPTPIITPTTKAAEGHDEDISREEILKQGIVEESLYLQLEDYTRRLFQRGTEMAADRGLILVDTKYEFGLYEGKVILIDEIHTPDSSRYFYSDTYAELQQKGEAQRQLSKEFVRQWLISEGFQGKDGQKIPDMSPEKVNSISERYIELYEKITGDRFDRVDTSDIYNRIKENIEKSITLQ; this is encoded by the coding sequence ATGAATACAGGTCTAAAATCTACCGATTACCACTTTCCGGGACAGACTAAAAAGTACACCGGCAAAGTTCGTGATGTTTATGAGTTTGAAAATCTCCTCGCTATGGTCGCCAGTGATAGGATCTCTGCCTTTGATGTAGTCCTACCAGAAGCAATCCCCTATAAAGGGCAGGTTTTGAACCAAATTGCATCGAGATTTTTGGAAGCTACCTCAGACATCGTCCCCAACTGGGTAGAATCAGTGCCTGACCCCAACGTCACCATTGGCAAAAAATGTGAACCATTCAAGGTAGAAATGGTAATCAGAGGCTATCTAGCAGGTCATGCTGCCAGAGAGTACAAGGCAGGCAAGAGACTCCTCTGTGGGGTTGCACTGCCAGAAGGTCTCAAAGAAAATGACAAACTCCCTACACCTATCATCACGCCTACCACCAAAGCTGCCGAAGGTCATGATGAAGATATCTCTAGAGAGGAAATCCTAAAACAGGGCATAGTAGAAGAATCACTTTACCTCCAACTAGAAGACTACACCCGTAGACTCTTTCAGCGAGGTACAGAGATGGCTGCCGACAGAGGATTGATCCTAGTAGATACCAAATATGAATTTGGTCTATACGAGGGCAAAGTCATCCTCATTGATGAAATTCATACGCCTGATTCGTCAAGATACTTCTACTCTGACACTTACGCCGAATTGCAACAAAAAGGAGAAGCCCAAAGACAACTTTCCAAAGAGTTTGTACGTCAATGGTTAATCTCTGAGGGTTTCCAAGGCAAGGATGGACAGAAGATTCCAGACATGTCCCCAGAAAAAGTCAACTCGATTTCGGAACGCTACATCGAGCTATACGAAAAGATCACTGGTGACAGATTCGATCGTGTTGATACTTCAGA
- a CDS encoding carbonic anhydrase, with amino-acid sequence MEIEQIFKNNKNWVQEKLSRDSNYFKNLSEGQNPSILYIGCSDSRVTAEELMGISPGEAFVHRNIANMVPNTDLSSMSVIDYAVLHLKVDHVVVCGHYYCGGVKAAMQSKDLGILNPWLRNIRDVYRIHKNELDGIKDEEARYKRLVELNVQEQCINVIKTAEVQRAYRERGMTVHGWVFDVHSGQLIDLKIDFSKILKNVMEIYRLD; translated from the coding sequence ATGGAAATAGAACAGATTTTTAAAAACAATAAAAACTGGGTTCAAGAAAAATTGAGTCGCGATTCAAACTATTTTAAGAACCTTTCAGAAGGGCAAAATCCAAGTATTCTTTACATTGGATGCTCGGATAGTCGCGTGACAGCAGAGGAGCTCATGGGGATTTCACCTGGAGAAGCTTTCGTGCATAGAAATATAGCCAACATGGTTCCGAATACTGATTTGAGTTCCATGTCTGTCATAGATTATGCTGTACTGCACCTCAAGGTGGATCACGTCGTAGTTTGCGGTCATTATTATTGTGGTGGAGTCAAAGCTGCCATGCAATCCAAGGACTTAGGGATATTGAATCCTTGGTTGAGAAACATTCGCGATGTTTATCGAATCCATAAGAATGAATTGGATGGAATCAAAGATGAAGAGGCACGCTACAAGAGACTCGTCGAATTGAACGTGCAAGAACAATGCATCAATGTAATCAAGACCGCAGAAGTACAGAGGGCCTATCGAGAACGTGGGATGACAGTACATGGCTGGGTGTTTGACGTTCACTCTGGTCAGCTCATTGATTTGAAAATAGACTTTTCAAAAATCTTGAAAAACGTCATGGAGATTTACAGACTGGATTGA